The following proteins come from a genomic window of Myroides odoratus DSM 2801:
- a CDS encoding cuticular collagen family protein, translated as MTDTMGYWEAFTAIAIVFSLVLPFMIYSHIQKVNEEIHDIERKLVRLKYKRKEWEVAQSST; from the coding sequence ATGACTGATACGATGGGTTACTGGGAAGCCTTTACTGCTATAGCCATTGTGTTTAGTCTAGTACTGCCTTTTATGATTTATTCTCACATTCAAAAAGTCAATGAAGAGATACACGATATAGAGCGAAAACTAGTGCGATTAAAATACAAGCGAAAAGAATGGGAGGTCGCTCAATCTTCTACCTGA
- a CDS encoding DUF5819 family protein — MKKLYHYFVYLVLLLYCSFILLIQVYDQGYFKSDTIQQFKENYALPFFEQNWSMFSPNPPMGNHYFLVQFCTATQKSDLIDIQKLIRLRSYSSFFSIDQRLKKYFSGCFNDIITLQRNNIKIQGNPHISQGLESIVNYSKFVFQNQADFQSLIQPHDSVFIKLFLVDEQLNTDIHLPKTYTTIYTELDKIFLTQQH, encoded by the coding sequence ATGAAAAAATTATATCACTACTTCGTATACCTAGTACTACTCTTGTACTGCTCTTTTATTCTCCTAATTCAGGTTTATGATCAAGGCTATTTTAAATCTGATACCATCCAACAGTTTAAAGAAAACTATGCATTACCCTTTTTTGAGCAAAACTGGAGCATGTTCTCCCCCAATCCTCCGATGGGCAATCACTATTTTCTAGTCCAATTCTGTACGGCAACACAGAAAAGTGATCTGATTGATATCCAAAAACTCATCAGACTAAGGAGTTATAGCTCTTTTTTTTCTATCGATCAACGACTAAAAAAATATTTTTCTGGATGTTTCAATGATATCATCACATTACAGCGCAACAACATAAAGATTCAAGGTAATCCCCATATTAGTCAAGGATTAGAATCTATTGTTAACTATTCCAAATTTGTTTTTCAAAATCAAGCCGATTTCCAGTCCTTGATTCAACCTCATGACTCTGTTTTTATCAAACTTTTTCTTGTGGATGAACAACTCAATACGGATATACACCTCCCCAAAACATATACGACTATTTATACTGAATTAGACAAAATCTTTTTAACACAACAGCACTAA
- the pstB gene encoding phosphate ABC transporter ATP-binding protein PstB — protein MKTKLAADNLNISFGSKHVLKNVSVQFEENKITALIGPSGCGKSTLLRSFNRMHDLVPYAKIQGSIKLEDQDIYAKNIPVTEIRKRIGMVFQKANPFPKSIYDNIAYGLKINNLPHDKSVIEKALTEAFLWDEVKDDLKMPAHRLSGGQQQRLCIARAVALRPEVILMDEPCSALDPVSTIKIEELILHLKEKYTIAIVTHNMQQAQRIADHTYFMYLGEVKESGLTQDIFEHPKHEMTKNYINGVFG, from the coding sequence ATGAAAACTAAATTAGCTGCTGACAACTTAAACATTAGCTTTGGAAGCAAACACGTTTTAAAGAATGTAAGTGTACAATTTGAAGAAAATAAGATTACTGCTTTAATTGGCCCATCTGGTTGTGGAAAGAGTACGTTATTGCGCAGTTTTAACCGCATGCACGACTTGGTTCCTTATGCCAAAATCCAAGGTTCAATCAAATTAGAAGATCAAGATATTTATGCGAAAAACATCCCCGTAACGGAGATTAGAAAGCGCATTGGAATGGTTTTTCAAAAAGCAAACCCTTTTCCAAAGAGCATTTACGACAATATTGCTTATGGATTAAAAATCAACAACTTACCCCATGATAAGAGTGTTATTGAAAAAGCGTTAACAGAAGCGTTCTTATGGGATGAAGTAAAAGATGATTTAAAAATGCCTGCTCATCGTTTATCTGGAGGACAACAACAACGCCTTTGTATTGCAAGAGCTGTTGCATTACGTCCAGAAGTGATTTTAATGGATGAGCCTTGTTCGGCTTTGGACCCCGTGAGTACCATTAAAATTGAAGAATTAATCCTTCATCTAAAAGAAAAATATACCATCGCTATTGTTACGCACAACATGCAACAAGCGCAACGTATTGCAGATCATACGTATTTTATGTACTTGGGGGAAGTAAAAGAAAGTGGATTGACGCAGGATATTTTTGAACATCCAAAACACGAAATGACCAAGAACTACATCAATGGAGTATTTGGATAA
- a CDS encoding N-acetyltransferase produces the protein MENFIKLDQHNIEQEHICCAIADKKSQEGYQLKKDWLKREMEHGYVFRRLDARAKVFIEYGPAATGWASVIAPDYLLINCFWVAGQYKGKGYAKQLLQLAIDDAKQNNYKGLVTVVGTKKFHFMSDTKWLLKQGFTTLEQTSSGFSLLALKLEATAVDPTFNDSVKTGRCKETTDLTVYYSNRCPFSALHVEHALVATAKKRNLSLTIVKLESSEQAQQAPSPATIFSLFYQGEFLTTDISVCLDSRFDACLEKRLK, from the coding sequence ATGGAAAACTTCATCAAACTAGATCAACACAACATCGAACAAGAGCATATCTGTTGTGCTATAGCAGATAAAAAATCGCAGGAAGGATACCAATTAAAGAAAGATTGGTTGAAAAGAGAAATGGAGCATGGCTATGTCTTTCGACGATTAGATGCGAGGGCTAAAGTGTTTATTGAATACGGACCCGCAGCAACAGGTTGGGCATCCGTGATAGCGCCGGATTATTTGTTGATTAATTGCTTTTGGGTTGCTGGACAATATAAAGGAAAAGGATATGCCAAGCAGCTCCTTCAGCTGGCTATTGATGACGCCAAGCAAAACAACTATAAGGGATTGGTAACGGTAGTAGGAACGAAAAAGTTTCACTTTATGAGCGATACCAAATGGTTGTTGAAACAAGGGTTTACAACCCTAGAACAAACAAGTTCAGGTTTTAGTTTATTGGCTTTAAAATTAGAGGCAACTGCAGTAGATCCTACATTTAATGATAGTGTAAAGACGGGGCGATGTAAAGAAACAACCGATCTTACGGTATACTATTCGAACCGTTGTCCATTTTCAGCCTTGCATGTGGAGCATGCGTTGGTAGCAACTGCAAAAAAGCGCAATTTATCCCTAACTATTGTCAAATTGGAATCCAGTGAACAAGCCCAACAAGCACCAAGTCCTGCGACTATTTTTAGTTTATTCTATCAAGGGGAATTTTTGACAACGGATATCAGTGTATGCTTAGATAGTCGTTTTGATGCCTGTTTAGAAAAACGCCTAAAATAG
- a CDS encoding alpha/beta hydrolase-fold protein has product MKHYLIWIFFCCSTVVMAQESYTKWIKQAEDLVEKEEETSRKQALLLYQKAFTQFPDSIAVDDLYEGAVLASTLQEKDLAFTYLNQLLGEKKDGNGFPGWMNIVHEDAVEECENLLTDPRWKVVVAEATKRKKQLDLILQNEEKAFFQTKKQDFNGVTDGKKLYEKLKYDTPYLPKDQRDYSIGFQINDTTKTSYYIHLPKNYNPAKSYPLLFFLHGGVRYSSFLEFQTAEMTLGGWNRFYTKYADEHEVILVFPRANKQYNWMTSDAGFFMIPSILKNIKETIHVDDDKVFLAGHSNGATGVFSYLMKHATPFAGFYGFNTHPKVYTGGTFVANIKNRNFISFSTDQDYYYPPNANDDFTAMRQGLGADYKEYRYKGFPHWFPEFDESEPAYQLLFADLMQRKREPFPSSLTWEFDDEANGSIDWLQEIKLDTLASKADWHSSLNFKITKWLEYASDDDDDDTMEEVAVDEDAFDFPRASGKVVAQYKDNVFHLTTSRIQSLAIAISPEMVNVKKRIKVYVNGQLYFNKKVGYDTPFMLQQFEKNNDRQQLWMNRITLDLTAKE; this is encoded by the coding sequence ATGAAACATTATCTTATTTGGATTTTCTTTTGTTGCAGTACTGTTGTCATGGCGCAAGAAAGCTATACAAAATGGATCAAGCAAGCAGAAGACTTAGTGGAAAAAGAAGAGGAAACGAGTCGCAAGCAAGCCTTATTGTTGTATCAAAAAGCGTTTACACAATTTCCCGATAGTATTGCTGTAGATGATTTATATGAAGGAGCTGTTTTGGCTTCAACCCTACAAGAAAAGGACCTTGCATTTACTTACTTAAATCAACTCCTCGGAGAAAAAAAAGATGGCAATGGATTTCCAGGATGGATGAATATTGTACATGAAGATGCAGTTGAAGAATGTGAAAATCTCCTAACAGATCCACGTTGGAAGGTAGTTGTAGCGGAAGCAACAAAGCGAAAAAAACAGCTGGATCTCATCCTTCAAAACGAAGAAAAAGCATTTTTTCAAACGAAAAAACAAGATTTTAACGGCGTAACGGATGGTAAAAAGCTATACGAAAAGCTAAAGTATGATACCCCTTATTTACCTAAAGATCAACGTGATTATTCGATTGGTTTTCAGATAAATGACACAACTAAAACGTCCTATTATATTCATTTACCCAAAAACTATAACCCAGCAAAATCTTATCCGTTGCTGTTCTTTTTACACGGAGGAGTTCGATATAGTTCGTTTCTTGAATTTCAAACGGCAGAAATGACCTTGGGAGGTTGGAATCGTTTTTACACGAAATATGCCGATGAACATGAGGTGATTCTCGTATTTCCTCGCGCCAATAAACAATATAATTGGATGACTTCTGATGCCGGTTTCTTTATGATTCCAAGTATATTGAAAAACATCAAAGAAACAATTCATGTTGATGACGATAAGGTATTCCTAGCAGGGCATTCCAATGGAGCGACAGGAGTTTTCTCTTATTTAATGAAGCATGCAACACCTTTCGCCGGATTTTATGGGTTTAATACACACCCTAAAGTATATACAGGAGGTACGTTTGTAGCGAATATAAAAAATAGAAATTTCATCAGTTTTTCAACGGATCAGGATTACTACTATCCTCCCAATGCCAATGATGATTTTACCGCTATGAGGCAGGGGCTGGGAGCAGATTATAAGGAATATCGCTATAAGGGATTTCCCCATTGGTTTCCTGAATTTGATGAATCAGAACCTGCGTATCAACTGCTGTTTGCCGATTTGATGCAGCGAAAAAGAGAACCTTTTCCCTCTTCTTTGACTTGGGAATTTGACGATGAAGCCAACGGCAGTATCGATTGGTTACAAGAGATTAAATTAGATACTTTAGCCTCCAAAGCGGATTGGCATTCTTCCTTGAATTTTAAAATTACAAAATGGTTGGAATATGCCAGTGATGACGATGATGATGACACAATGGAAGAAGTTGCTGTTGATGAAGACGCGTTTGATTTTCCACGTGCATCAGGTAAAGTAGTTGCACAGTATAAAGACAATGTCTTTCATCTGACGACATCTCGTATTCAGTCTTTGGCAATTGCCATTTCTCCTGAGATGGTCAACGTGAAGAAACGCATCAAGGTGTATGTCAATGGCCAGCTTTATTTCAATAAAAAAGTAGGGTATGATACACCGTTCATGCTACAGCAATTTGAAAAAAATAACGATCGACAACAGTTGTGGATGAATAGAATCACGCTTGATTTAACAGCTAAAGAATAA
- a CDS encoding RCC1 domain-containing protein: MNRYTTYIFLGVMWLILLFGISFETYAQNCVYEPDYGNAYLNSSNPNTLEYDNIVSSNYATMVREYDGKVRVWGRSIGPNAEDIASPLELNGDNYGSGENKLTGSILKFTAGRNQYAVLTTEGLYIWGERGGLINNSTLNLERNSFRKVSIGTYNVQRGEVKADGLPEGVQPTAVKMMFGTWGGLAIVTCDGQAWMLTYHKDGYGDGAPFNNRNSVLWHRVSRAPDTPLENVVAVRGSGRTFMALTAEGKVYTWGGRTRLGDNTGPSKRAYATLMKPIPGVTPKMIGLVSIPDPINENSIVVTYYLLGTNGRLYVLGDNEHATFGANAICDKINWHHVVVSNVLEGETYDIYDNVAWISPEEHGVNGLAINVLTKEGKLWAWGYNGVSKLGGEIKDEKYATFMPGSTTGGYDKTKLNKEDLVMAVESGSFFTTIIKQCSTTFGFVGNSKHGSMSDNTSNDLVISEYTFSGTSEVSVYGAVSAPILNDRKICDGSTFDLTDAIPAAFPPESTGIDWWMDANGTIPIANPEAVGPGTYYGIFRGLEETCSTAITISLYTDSDSEFETCEPRASESHFVSNPIVRQLMQNATDATEQRNQFISR; the protein is encoded by the coding sequence ATGAATCGATATACAACTTACATTTTTTTAGGTGTGATGTGGCTAATACTCCTCTTCGGAATTAGTTTTGAAACGTATGCACAAAATTGTGTGTATGAACCAGATTATGGAAATGCCTATTTAAATAGTTCAAATCCTAATACCCTTGAATATGATAATATCGTTAGTAGTAATTATGCGACAATGGTAAGGGAATATGATGGAAAAGTAAGAGTGTGGGGAAGGAGTATAGGGCCAAATGCTGAAGACATAGCCTCACCCTTGGAACTCAATGGAGATAATTATGGAAGTGGAGAAAATAAGCTAACCGGTTCCATTTTAAAATTTACTGCAGGAAGAAATCAATATGCTGTATTAACAACGGAGGGATTGTATATATGGGGGGAACGAGGAGGTTTAATTAATAATAGTACTCTTAATCTTGAAAGGAATAGTTTTAGAAAAGTATCCATTGGAACATATAATGTTCAACGAGGGGAGGTTAAAGCAGATGGCCTTCCAGAAGGGGTACAACCTACAGCAGTAAAAATGATGTTTGGAACTTGGGGAGGTTTGGCTATTGTTACGTGCGATGGACAAGCATGGATGTTGACATATCATAAGGATGGATATGGAGATGGTGCACCATTTAACAATAGAAATAGTGTCTTATGGCATCGTGTAAGTAGAGCTCCTGATACCCCTTTGGAGAATGTCGTTGCAGTACGTGGAAGTGGTAGGACTTTTATGGCACTTACGGCAGAAGGAAAGGTTTACACTTGGGGAGGAAGAACGCGTTTAGGAGACAATACTGGGCCAAGTAAGCGAGCTTATGCTACGTTAATGAAACCAATACCTGGTGTAACACCCAAAATGATTGGTTTGGTATCCATTCCTGACCCTATCAACGAAAATTCTATTGTTGTTACTTATTATCTTTTAGGAACAAATGGAAGATTGTATGTTCTAGGAGATAATGAACACGCAACGTTTGGTGCTAATGCTATTTGCGATAAGATAAATTGGCATCATGTAGTAGTATCTAACGTGTTAGAAGGAGAAACCTACGATATATATGATAATGTCGCATGGATTAGTCCAGAAGAACATGGTGTTAATGGGCTCGCAATTAATGTATTGACAAAAGAGGGGAAGTTATGGGCCTGGGGATATAATGGTGTATCTAAGTTAGGCGGAGAGATAAAGGATGAGAAGTACGCAACTTTTATGCCTGGGAGTACAACAGGAGGCTATGATAAAACAAAGTTGAATAAGGAGGATTTGGTCATGGCTGTTGAATCAGGATCATTTTTCACTACGATAATTAAACAGTGCTCAACTACATTTGGTTTTGTAGGAAATTCGAAGCATGGTAGTATGTCCGATAATACAAGTAATGATCTTGTTATCAGTGAATACACCTTTAGTGGCACCTCAGAAGTGTCTGTTTATGGAGCCGTTTCTGCACCTATACTAAACGATAGAAAAATATGTGATGGTTCTACTTTTGATTTAACGGATGCTATACCAGCTGCATTTCCTCCAGAGAGTACGGGAATTGATTGGTGGATGGATGCCAACGGAACCATTCCTATTGCTAACCCTGAGGCAGTAGGGCCTGGAACCTATTATGGTATTTTTAGAGGGCTTGAAGAGACGTGTTCTACCGCAATAACAATTTCACTATATACCGACTCAGATTCAGAATTTGAGACTTGTGAACCTAGGGCTTCTGAATCTCATTTTGTCAGTAATCCTATCGTGCGACAATTGATGCAAAATGCAACAGATGCAACAGAGCAAAGAAACCAATTTATTTCGCGCTAG
- a CDS encoding YfhO family protein — protein sequence MKRIYAYYPHILAFLGFIFIALWYFSPVIDVKTLYQSDIVQYMGMSRVQAKYHHETGEELYWTDGAFIGMPTYQLGAYYPYNYIKKIDSTLRFLPRPADYLFLYFLSFYVLLLTLRIRPLKAFIGALAFGFSTYLILIFGAGHNAKAHAIAYMPLVLSGVLLVFHKRYVTGAILTTFAVALEIQANHFQMTYYLLFLLVFVGIYYLVKAIQEKIYKPLFLSLGILFGCAILAIGANATHLLATAEFSEFTIRHKSELSFNPDGSKNQTNSAMDYDYITEYSYGISESLNLIFPRLFGGGMSEKLGEDSLLYQYSIEQGALPYEAEKITSNVPLYWGNQPLVEGPAYIGVVVFFFAVFCLLADKRKIKYVFLASIVLTLLLSWGKNFPGLTNFFIHYVPFYDKFRAVSSIQVIVELCMPILAMMGLQTFFTLEAKEQKKYVLRAGGFFFALVTILWLAKDGFSFTSYRDQIYTQTEQGRIFLNLLIQERQQLYTADLLRSSLLVGATIGMLFLSFKKYVSVTLTTILIGGLMVVDLVLIDRNYVNNDHFVFHAEVNIPFKQSAADDFILQDSSYYRVYNPYGRLQAKTNFYHKSVGGYSAVRPQKADQVFVYQVEPQLGVLFQQINQEQMILEKSLPVLDMLNVKYLILPTQEGEEIPVINPEANRPAWFVQSLQIVNSADEEMKALSSFSSKHEAIVNRTKFPELTEKMAFTVDSLAVLTLQESKPNHLTYVSSNAHEGFAVFSEAYYNKGWNAYIDDKLVPYGEVNYLLRGMRIPAGEHTIEFKFEPQVIETGSRITVVSLGLMGVLLLFGLFWLYKRKDNPI from the coding sequence ATGAAAAGAATCTATGCGTATTATCCTCATATTTTAGCCTTTCTTGGCTTTATTTTTATTGCTCTTTGGTATTTTTCGCCAGTTATAGACGTGAAGACTTTGTATCAATCAGATATTGTCCAATATATGGGGATGTCAAGAGTACAAGCAAAATATCATCATGAAACAGGGGAAGAACTGTACTGGACGGATGGTGCTTTTATAGGAATGCCAACCTATCAATTGGGCGCGTATTATCCTTATAATTATATCAAAAAAATAGATAGTACCCTTCGTTTTTTACCGCGACCGGCTGATTATCTATTTTTGTATTTCCTTTCGTTTTATGTCTTGCTTTTGACGCTTCGGATTCGACCCTTAAAGGCATTTATAGGGGCGTTAGCCTTTGGTTTTTCCACCTATTTGATTCTTATTTTTGGAGCTGGACATAATGCGAAAGCACATGCTATTGCCTATATGCCCTTAGTGTTGTCAGGGGTACTTCTTGTTTTTCATAAACGCTATGTCACAGGAGCGATTCTCACCACCTTTGCAGTCGCATTGGAGATTCAGGCAAATCACTTTCAGATGACCTATTACCTCTTGTTTTTGCTTGTTTTTGTAGGGATATATTACCTTGTCAAAGCAATACAAGAAAAAATCTATAAACCGTTGTTTTTGTCTTTAGGAATCCTTTTTGGGTGTGCAATTTTGGCTATTGGTGCTAATGCGACCCATCTTCTTGCTACGGCAGAGTTTTCTGAATTTACAATTCGACATAAAAGTGAGTTGAGTTTTAATCCAGATGGCTCAAAAAATCAGACAAATTCAGCGATGGATTATGACTATATTACAGAATATAGCTACGGAATAAGTGAAAGTTTAAATCTTATTTTTCCTCGGTTGTTTGGAGGGGGAATGTCAGAAAAATTAGGCGAAGATTCTTTACTCTATCAGTATAGCATTGAGCAAGGGGCCCTCCCGTATGAAGCAGAAAAAATAACTTCAAATGTGCCATTATATTGGGGAAATCAACCTCTTGTTGAAGGACCTGCCTATATTGGTGTAGTGGTTTTTTTCTTTGCTGTTTTCTGTTTATTAGCAGACAAGCGAAAAATAAAGTATGTTTTTCTCGCTAGTATTGTATTAACACTGTTGCTGTCTTGGGGGAAAAATTTTCCTGGATTGACGAATTTCTTTATTCACTATGTGCCTTTTTATGATAAGTTTAGGGCGGTTTCTTCTATACAAGTAATCGTCGAACTGTGTATGCCCATTCTAGCTATGATGGGATTACAAACATTTTTTACCTTAGAGGCGAAGGAACAAAAGAAGTATGTGCTACGGGCTGGAGGATTCTTTTTTGCTTTAGTAACGATCCTTTGGCTAGCAAAAGATGGGTTTAGCTTTACCTCATATCGCGATCAAATATATACCCAAACAGAACAAGGACGCATTTTTTTAAACCTTTTGATACAAGAAAGACAACAGCTGTATACCGCAGATTTACTGCGTTCTTCTCTTTTAGTTGGAGCAACGATAGGGATGTTGTTTTTGTCTTTTAAAAAGTATGTATCAGTTACTTTAACTACAATACTTATAGGGGGATTAATGGTCGTAGATTTAGTGTTAATTGATCGAAATTACGTCAATAATGACCATTTTGTATTTCATGCTGAGGTAAATATACCGTTTAAACAAAGTGCGGCAGATGACTTTATCTTACAAGATTCAAGCTATTATCGCGTGTATAATCCATACGGTCGTCTGCAAGCAAAAACCAATTTTTACCATAAATCAGTAGGGGGATATAGTGCCGTTCGACCACAAAAAGCAGATCAGGTATTTGTGTATCAAGTAGAACCACAGTTAGGAGTACTCTTTCAACAGATTAACCAAGAGCAAATGATTTTAGAGAAAAGTCTGCCTGTATTGGATATGTTGAATGTCAAGTATTTGATACTCCCAACGCAAGAAGGTGAAGAAATTCCGGTGATTAATCCTGAAGCCAATAGGCCTGCTTGGTTTGTGCAATCACTACAAATTGTAAATTCAGCGGATGAAGAGATGAAAGCCTTATCTTCTTTTTCGTCTAAGCACGAAGCTATTGTTAATAGAACTAAGTTTCCAGAGTTGACCGAAAAAATGGCTTTCACAGTAGATTCATTGGCTGTTTTGACTTTACAGGAATCTAAGCCTAATCATTTAACCTATGTTTCGAGTAATGCTCATGAAGGGTTTGCTGTATTCTCTGAGGCCTATTACAACAAAGGATGGAATGCTTATATTGACGATAAATTAGTCCCATACGGAGAAGTTAATTATCTATTACGAGGGATGCGAATTCCTGCTGGAGAACATACCATCGAATTTAAGTTTGAACCTCAAGTAATTGAAACAGGGAGTAGGATTACTGTAGTCAGCTTAGGGCTAATGGGTGTATTACTTTTATTCGGGCTATTTTGGCTTTATAAAAGAAAAGATAATCCTATTTAA
- a CDS encoding HTTM domain-containing protein, protein MEHRTTGITLLRILIGLSLMKDFIAYYTHRNFIFDNNGIVSYETYQDLVQYYNLQLLNIDFNQPSHVFIFCLLGFLCSLTFTLGILPRISAILLFFLLFIFKFRNIYLLDGGDNIITALLPFFFFISSKSLCTPYTKIVEKIGIESNYYLKKLTAVAIFGIMIQICIVYFFAGLHKLQGKVWLDGTALYYILNTSDFSAYAVNDYITQFPILVYALTWSTIVFQLLFPVFIWFNSTRKIVLLIGILLHLGILVFMRIDNFSFIMLACYAVFFTDQEYDALQLKTNLYLKI, encoded by the coding sequence ATGGAACATCGAACTACTGGTATTACACTACTTCGCATCTTAATAGGATTAAGCCTCATGAAGGATTTTATTGCCTATTACACCCATCGAAATTTTATTTTCGATAACAATGGTATTGTATCGTACGAAACCTATCAAGATCTTGTGCAGTACTATAACCTACAACTTTTAAATATTGATTTCAACCAACCTAGTCATGTGTTCATCTTTTGTCTCCTAGGCTTTCTATGCAGCTTGACTTTTACCTTGGGAATACTTCCTCGAATTTCGGCTATATTGCTCTTTTTCTTGCTTTTTATATTCAAATTCAGAAATATTTACCTCCTTGATGGTGGAGATAATATCATTACTGCCCTACTACCTTTTTTCTTTTTTATTTCTTCTAAGAGCTTGTGTACCCCCTACACTAAAATTGTAGAAAAAATAGGAATTGAATCAAATTACTATCTCAAGAAACTCACTGCTGTAGCAATTTTTGGCATAATGATTCAAATCTGTATTGTTTATTTCTTTGCTGGTTTACATAAACTACAGGGAAAAGTTTGGCTTGATGGTACTGCCCTTTATTACATTTTAAACACGAGTGATTTCTCTGCGTATGCCGTGAATGACTACATCACCCAATTTCCCATTCTCGTTTATGCGCTAACCTGGTCTACGATTGTTTTTCAATTGTTATTTCCCGTTTTTATCTGGTTTAATTCCACCAGGAAAATTGTTTTGCTTATAGGTATCCTCTTGCACTTGGGTATCCTAGTATTCATGCGAATTGATAATTTCTCTTTTATCATGTTGGCTTGTTATGCTGTTTTTTTTACAGATCAAGAATACGACGCATTACAGTTAAAAACCAATCTATACCTAAAAATATAA
- a CDS encoding OsmC family protein gives MKEHHYQSQIEWTGNQGTGTNHYAKYERSHTIQIEGKPLLAGSSDPAFRGDASKHNPEDLFISTLSSCHMLWYLHFCSVHQVIVEAYTDTVTGIMIEEKDGKGRFTEVTLHPVVTVQQQDMVELALSLHQKASEFCFIANSVNFPVQHVPTIKVRES, from the coding sequence ATGAAAGAGCATCACTACCAATCACAAATCGAGTGGACAGGAAATCAAGGTACAGGTACCAATCACTATGCGAAGTACGAACGCAGTCACACGATTCAAATTGAAGGTAAGCCTTTACTCGCTGGTTCTTCTGATCCAGCTTTTCGCGGAGACGCATCAAAACACAATCCCGAAGATTTGTTTATCTCTACTCTTTCCTCCTGCCATATGTTGTGGTATCTACACTTTTGTTCTGTACATCAAGTTATTGTGGAAGCCTATACAGACACGGTTACTGGAATTATGATCGAAGAAAAAGATGGAAAAGGTCGATTTACTGAAGTGACCTTACATCCCGTAGTTACGGTTCAACAGCAAGACATGGTTGAACTAGCCCTGTCTTTACATCAAAAAGCAAGTGAATTTTGCTTTATTGCCAATTCGGTTAATTTTCCTGTGCAACATGTTCCTACAATTAAGGTGCGCGAAAGCTAA
- a CDS encoding DUF7832 domain-containing protein, which translates to MAKYDDAAWHYNGDFPKDLPKENGATHIGMLLTWCIEMELVAEEQVEDNFTQITQVKNRTQTGVDFLFNCCDGKFTTADLNEVGNGFIQDYYDDETPFAQAYSDYLSDYAEVFNIKVIDHYLDHDSLYRLENSWANYDLLAPILNQRFRAWQNFKSQQDY; encoded by the coding sequence ATGGCAAAATATGACGATGCTGCTTGGCATTATAATGGAGACTTTCCAAAGGATTTACCGAAAGAAAACGGGGCAACGCATATCGGTATGTTGTTGACCTGGTGCATTGAAATGGAACTAGTAGCTGAAGAGCAAGTAGAAGATAATTTCACGCAAATAACCCAAGTAAAAAATAGAACACAAACGGGTGTTGATTTTTTATTTAACTGCTGTGATGGTAAATTTACAACGGCAGACTTAAATGAGGTAGGTAATGGTTTTATTCAGGATTACTACGATGATGAAACACCATTCGCACAAGCCTACAGTGACTATCTCTCTGATTATGCAGAGGTCTTCAATATCAAAGTAATAGATCATTATTTGGATCATGATAGCTTATACCGCCTTGAAAATTCTTGGGCCAATTATGACTTATTAGCCCCTATTCTCAATCAGCGTTTTAGGGCTTGGCAAAATTTCAAATCGCAACAAGATTATTAA